A stretch of Anas platyrhynchos isolate ZD024472 breed Pekin duck chromosome 29, IASCAAS_PekinDuck_T2T, whole genome shotgun sequence DNA encodes these proteins:
- the GTPBP3 gene encoding tRNA modification GTPase GTPBP3, mitochondrial produces MALRRALSAAGASRWAQQRLCCTARGGDTIFAVSSGHGRCGVAVIRTSGPGSGGALKSLTGRPQLPPPRVMALRRIRDPATAEPLDRGLVVWFPGPHSFTGEDCAELHVHGGPAVVSGVLRALGRLPGLRPAEPGEFTRRAFHRGKLDLTAAEGLGDLIHAETEAQRRQALRQMEGELGRLYQRWSETLTQALAHLEAYIDFSEDDNVEEEVLSQVDAAVRALEQELGAHLQDGRRGELLRGGVHAVIAGPPNVGKSSLLNLLCQRPAAIVSPVAGTTRDVVEVSLNVTGYPVVLSDTAGLRDATDPVEREGVSRARDRLQRADLVLAVLDATAVPAEPAALGAAVGSLVPPTSPCILVLNKADLLGGHTGALRAACTQGPPVPPATLLSCKTGDGIERLLELLGQQLAQLCGDPLAGSPSLTQRRHSQHLGDCAAALARYGRHRARDLGLAAEQLRLARRHLGRITGHVGAEDVLDIIFRDFCVGK; encoded by the exons ATGGCGCTGCGCAGGGCGCTGAGCGCGGCGGGGGCGAG caggtgggcgcagcagcggctgtgctgcacGGCGCGGGGGGGCGACACCATCTTCGCCGTGTCCTCCGGCCACGGGCGCTGCGGGGTGGCCGTCATCCGCACCAgcgggccgggcagcgggggggccCTAAAAAGCCTCACGGGGcgcccccagctgccccccccccgcgtcATGGCCCTGCGCCGCATCCGGGACCCCGCCACCGCCGAGCCCTTGGACCGCGGCCTCGTCGTCTGGTTCCCAG GTCCCCACAGCTTCACGGGCGAGGACTGCGCCGAGCTGCACGTGCACGGGGGGCCGGCGGTGGTGAGCGGCGTCCTGCGGGCGCTGG GGCGCCTGCCCGGGCTGCGCCCCGCCGAGCCGGGCGAATTCACGCGGCGAGCTTTCCACCGCGGCAAACTGGACCTGACGGCGGCCGAGGGGCTCGGGGACCTCATCCACGCCGAGACGGAGGCGCAGCGGCGCCAGGCGCTGAGGCAGATGGAGGGCGAGCTGGGGAGGCTCTACCAGCGCTGGAGCGAGACCCTCACCCAG gctctTGCCCACCTCGAAGCCTACATCGACTTCAGCGAGGATGACAACGTGGAGGAAGAGGTGTTGTCTCAAG TGGACGCAGCCGTGCGGGCGCTGGAGCAGGAGCTCGGAGCCCACCTGCAGGACGGGCGCCGGGGGGAGCTGCTCCGCGGGGGGGTCCACGCAGTCATCGCCGGCCCCCCCAACGTGGGCAAGAGCAGCCTGCTCAACCTGCTGT gccaGCGCCCGGCAGCCATCGTGTCCCCGGTGGCGGGCACCACGCGGGACGTGGTGGAGGTGTCCCTCAATGTCACCGGTTACCCCGTGGTGCTGAGCGACACCGCCGGGCTGCGCGACGCCACCGACCCCGTGGAGCGCGAGGGCGTCAGCCGCGCACGGGACCG gTTGCAGCGGGCAGACCTGGTGCTGGCCGTGCTGGACGCCACGGCCGTGCCCGCCGAGCCGGCGGCGCTGGGGGCTGCCGTGGGGTCCCTGGtgccccccacatccccctgcATCCTGGTGCTCAACAAGGCTGACCTGCTGGGTGGGCACACGGGGGCTCTGCGTGCTGCCTGCACCCAgggcccccccgtgccccccgccaCCCTTCTCTCCTGCAAAACTGGCGATGGCATCGAGcgcctgctggagctgctggggcagcagctggcgCAGCT GTGCGGAGACCCCCTGGCCGGCTCGCCCAGCCTGACACAGCGCCGGCACAGCCAGCACCTGGGGGACTGCGCGGCCGCCCTGGCGCGCTACGGCCGGCACCGCGCGCGGGACCTGGGGCTGGCGGCCGAGCAGCTGAGGCTGGCGAGGAGGCACCTGGGGCGCATCACCGGGCACGTGGGCGCCGAGGACGTCCTCGACATCATCTTCAGGGATTTCTGCGTCGGCAAGTGA
- the PLVAP gene encoding plasmalemma vesicle-associated protein — MEKSGYTMAKFGLETKEAMPRRDCGFYMKYVFLFTSLIQFLIILGLVLFMVYGNAHAGTDTHLRLLEEQLQDRYNKIITLGGRNANLTRALNTTLKEKQGLQGALQKVQRELDKCNSSQLPNATPKMQEMMKAIFIQKVMLDDYRLTVNLINANCSAEKAQLRSQLDQTALARKELENNCAKGSAELAKTKQEHEGCQQELLRTKTELTATKSQLELPKHECNLLRSEFSIPLQRIRETINPYSCGSTHEELRRLAQRAEDFFLQQKSREAVYQEKGACELNLLQCQFNGTRLKQELEKRLQEADKQLKGGQEEKKKLLAEKEQLSKELGEKSKAALQSNYLKQQLSICEGAKRIDAFDLTGLWVPGTLGGSVRPGTFASPSSHTDFLRNPSIFSSIGKMSMEEMERFLQKLMEPYVATPRNPSG, encoded by the exons ATGGAGAAGAGCGGCTACACCATGGCCAAGTTCGGCTTGGAGACCAAGGAGGCGATGCCCAGGCGGGACTGCGGCTTCTACATGAAGTACGTCTTCCTCTTCACCTCCCTCATCCAATTCCTCATCATCCTGGGGCTGGTGCTCTTCATGGTCTACGGCAACGCGCACGCGGGCACCGACACGCACCTccggctgctggaggagcagctgcaggaccGCTACAACAAGATCATCACCCTGGGCGGCAGGAACGCCAACCTGACCCGCGCCCTCAACACCACCCTGAAGGagaagcaggggctgcagggcgccCTGCAGAAGGTGCAGCGCGAGCTGGATAAGTGCAACAGCAGCCAGCTGCCCAACGCCACCCCTAAG ATGCAGGAAATGATGAAGGCCATCTTCATCCAGAAGGTGATGCTGGACGATTACCGCTTGACCGTCAACCTCATCAATGCCAACTGCAGTG CCGAGAAGGCTCAGCTGCGGAGCCAGCTGGACCAGACGGCCCTGGCgaggaaggagctggagaaCAACTGCGCCAAGGGGAGCGCGGAGCTGGCCAAAACCAAGCAGGAGCACGAGGgctgccagcaggagctgctcagaACCAAGACCGAGCTCACGGCCACCAAATCCCAGCTGGAGCTGCCGAAGCACGAGTGCAACCTCCTGCGCTCCGAGTTCAGCATCCCCCTGCAGCGCATCAGGGAAACCATCAACCCCTACAGCTGCGGCTCCACGCACGAGGAGCTGCGGCGGCTGGCGCAGCGCGCCGAGGATTTCTTCCTCCAGCAGAAGAGCCGCGAGGCCGTGTACCAGGAGAAGGGTGCCTGCGAGCTGAACCTGCTGCAGTGCCAATTCAACGGCACCCGGCtgaagcaggagctggagaagcGGCTGCAGGAGGCCGACAAGCAGCTGAAGGGCGgccaggaggagaagaagaagctgCTGGCGGAGaaggagcagctcagcaaggAGCTGGGGGAGAAGAGCAAAGCCGCCCTGCAAAGCAACTAcctgaagcagcagctcagcatctGCGAGGGCGCCAAG CGGATTGACGCCTTCGACCTCACCGGCTTGTGGGTGCCGGGGACCCTGGGGGGCAGCGTGCGGCCGGGGACCTtcgccagccccagctcccacaCGGATTTTCTGAGGAACCCCAGCATCTTCAGCAGCATAG GCAAAATGAGCATGGAGGAGATGGAGCGGTTTCTGCAGAAGCTGATGGAGCCGTACGTGGCCACGCCGAGGAACCCCAg cGGCTAG
- the LOC119714236 gene encoding uncharacterized protein isoform X2 yields MDPAVPKATLKVLGLSVGLLVLVAAVTVSVAVLLWRSEALGMLRGCRERAANESRVLELRLAELEQERARLQRAAAESARAEDARRRELTQARQEGKKLNSSLASCRERAARLEANATALRDEALALRRERAELARRNAALQEELAQGTEEAKELRRRLEEAEEQWRTLRARGEKCEARQKELEKNLRDYAAEVEAQQRRRVGSRTARRRKG; encoded by the exons atGGACCCCGCGGTGCCCAAAGCCACGCTgaaggtgctggggctgagcgtggggctgctggtgctggtggcgGCGGTGACGGTCTCGGTGGCCGTGCTGCTGTGGCGTTCGGAGGCTCTGGGGATGCTGCGGGGCTGCCGGGAGCGGGCTGCCAACGAGAGCCGGGTGCTGGAGCTGCGCCTGgctgagctggagcaggagcgTGCCCGGCTGCAGCGCGCCGCGGCCGAGAGCGCACGGGCAGAGGATGCGCGGCGCCGGGAGCTCACCCAAGCACGCCAGGAGGGCAAGAAGCTCAATTCCAGCTTGGCGTCCTGCCGGGAGCGGGCG gccAGGCTGGAGGCCAACGCCACGGCGCTGCGGGACGAGGCGCTGGCGCTGCGGCGCGAGCGGGCTGAGCTGGCCCGCAGGAACGCGGCTCTGCAAG AGGAGCTGGCGCAGGGCACGGAGGAGGCGAAGGAGCTGCGGCGGCGGctggaggaggcggaggagcaGTGGCGAACGCTGCGGGCACGCGGGGAGAAGTGTGAGGCTCGGCAGAAAGAGCTCGAGAAAAACCT GAGGGACTACGCGGCCGAGGTGGAGGCGCAGCAACGGCGGAGAGTGGGGTCCCGCACGGCCAGGCGCAG GAAAGGCTGA
- the LOC119714236 gene encoding uncharacterized protein isoform X1, giving the protein MDPAVPKATLKVLGLSVGLLVLVAAVTVSVAVLLWRSEALGMLRGCRERAANESRVLELRLAELEQERARLQRAAAESARAEDARRRELTQARQEGKKLNSSLASCRERAARLEANATALRDEALALRRERAELARRNAALQEELAQGTEEAKELRRRLEEAEEQWRTLRARGEKCEARQKELEKNLRDYAAEVEAQQRRRVGSRTARRRCPPSRKG; this is encoded by the exons atGGACCCCGCGGTGCCCAAAGCCACGCTgaaggtgctggggctgagcgtggggctgctggtgctggtggcgGCGGTGACGGTCTCGGTGGCCGTGCTGCTGTGGCGTTCGGAGGCTCTGGGGATGCTGCGGGGCTGCCGGGAGCGGGCTGCCAACGAGAGCCGGGTGCTGGAGCTGCGCCTGgctgagctggagcaggagcgTGCCCGGCTGCAGCGCGCCGCGGCCGAGAGCGCACGGGCAGAGGATGCGCGGCGCCGGGAGCTCACCCAAGCACGCCAGGAGGGCAAGAAGCTCAATTCCAGCTTGGCGTCCTGCCGGGAGCGGGCG gccAGGCTGGAGGCCAACGCCACGGCGCTGCGGGACGAGGCGCTGGCGCTGCGGCGCGAGCGGGCTGAGCTGGCCCGCAGGAACGCGGCTCTGCAAG AGGAGCTGGCGCAGGGCACGGAGGAGGCGAAGGAGCTGCGGCGGCGGctggaggaggcggaggagcaGTGGCGAACGCTGCGGGCACGCGGGGAGAAGTGTGAGGCTCGGCAGAAAGAGCTCGAGAAAAACCT GAGGGACTACGCGGCCGAGGTGGAGGCGCAGCAACGGCGGAGAGTGGGGTCCCGCACGGCCAGGCGCAGGTGCCCCCCTTCCCG GAAAGGCTGA
- the LOC119714237 gene encoding uncharacterized protein, giving the protein MENCCLRCRLLYKQCWGVCVGLAIGMVLVALVAALVSAQGPPGGSEGLEELQVKVAKLGQALAATDRSLAEVLAVTNRSLAQALDVTNRSLAETQGQWESCRKELDAVKSSVSELTRRLAQLQHHGDEQEANVGRLQEDNREIKEKLEQQRQQLEEAQKDRRDLQSQIWDALARIGSGQSWHSSGTSATFPGVAVPLVLLALLLVGTLLR; this is encoded by the exons ATGGAGAACTGCTGCCTGCGCTGCCGCCTCCTCTACAAGCAGTGCTGGGGGGTGTGCGTGGGGCTGGCCATCGGGATGGTTTTGGTGGCCCTGGTCGCAGCCCTCGTCTCCGCGCAGGGGCCGCCGGGGGGCTCggaggggctggaggagctgcaggtgaAGGTGGCCAAGCTGGGGCAGGCGCTGGCCGCCACCGACAGGTCCCTCGCCGAGGTGCTGGCTGTCACCAACAGGTCCCTCGCCCAGGCGCTGGATGTCACCAACAGGTCCCTCGCCGAGACGCAGGGGCAgtgggagagctgcagaaaggagcTG GACGCGGTGAAGAGCAGCGTCTCGGAGCTGACACGGCGTTtagcccagctgcagcaccacgGGGATGAGCAGGAGGCCAACGTGGGGCGGCTGCAAG AGGACAACAGGGAGATCAAGGAGAAGCTGGaacagcagcggcagcagctggaggaggcgcAGAAGGACAG GAGAGATCTCCAGTCACAGATCTGGGACGCTTTGGCAAGGATCGGGTCCGGACAGAGCTGGCATTCGAGTGGCACCAGCGCGACGTTCCCCGGCGTGGCCGTGCCCCTcgtcctcctggctctgctctTGGTGGGGACGCTGCTGCGTTGA